In Streptomyces rapamycinicus NRRL 5491, the genomic stretch GGCTCACAGCGAGGGCGACCGGGCGACCGGCCGGCCGACGCGGGACGCGTGCCCTGTGGCGGATCCGGATCGCTTCGGCGGCGGCTCCGGCCATCATTCAGTGGCAACCGGACCGAGGGTGTCAGTCGTCGTCACCATGTCCGCCGCCATCGGTGGTCTTGGAGAAGCCGTCGTGCCAGGCGGCCTTCGCTCCGGAGTCGCCGATCCGGTACACGTCCACCACGGCGCCCGCGGCCACCACGACGGAGAGCACCACTGCCGCTGCACGGACGATCAGAGCGGACCGGGAGGTGGCCGCCCGGGTCCGCTCCCCGGGGGCCGCCTCCGCCGACGCCGACCTGCGGGTCGTCCACCAGACCGCCGTCGCCAGCACGAACAGGCCCGCCGCCCAGGGAAGCAACCCATCGCCCAGTTCGGCGTGCCTGCGCACCAGGGCGTCGCTGTCGACGTGCTCCTCCAGCCACTCTCCGGCATTCGTGGCCACGGGCACGCTCGCCAGCGTCACGAGGGCCAGAAGTGGAAGCACCACCCCCATCCGCCGGGCCGCACTCGGCCATATCGCGCCCACC encodes the following:
- a CDS encoding DUF2231 domain-containing protein produces the protein MSITVVNGLPAHVLVVHFVVVLVPLSALAVVVGAIWPSAARRMGVVLPLLALVTLASVPVATNAGEWLEEHVDSDALVRRHAELGDGLLPWAAGLFVLATAVWWTTRRSASAEAAPGERTRAATSRSALIVRAAAVVLSVVVAAGAVVDVYRIGDSGAKAAWHDGFSKTTDGGGHGDDD